The DNA region aattcgaTCTCTGTCTAACATGATGGAAATGGATTCAAAAATAGCTAAGTGATgcaattcatcatcatcatcatccgaAAGACGTTCACTGCTGGACATTGGACACTGGTCtcgcgctgcccgcatccaatggcttcccgcgactctttctatttcgtcggtccaccttgtagggggcctgccatCGCTGCTTTTCCGGTTCGTgttcgccactcgagaacctttctgccccagcggccgtcagtTCTGCGAGCGAtatgccccgcccactgccacattaatttagtaattcttcgggctatgtcggttattCTGGTttgcctgcggatttcatcatttctgattaaATCtagcagagaaactccgagcatagccctcgcCATTGCTTGTAATGTGACGCAATTATTGtactataattttcaaatttatatttaattatccaactaaaaatatctgataaattattttatgttcatatatattattcttataatttagtTCAATTCAGTAAgttgcttaaatataaaaaaaatgttctgaaTTAATAATAGtcgaaatattcatttaattttctttattttccagccaaatgcttttatttacatttttgtatggcgttgttttgtataatatgtatatattcaaacTGTAGTATAGTTTCAAGGTGtatgataaattttatgacTCTGATCATTTTTCAAATCTGGCATCACTTGCATTCAGAACACAATCTGacatctatttatttatcaaatctaTATCGCTCACAACTCGCTTTCGCTCTGAGTTAATCTGAATTCAATCTTATTACTAGGATGTAAAGACATAGTTTAGGAAATGGTGAGCTACTGATATACTCGCTCTTTTAGTACGATATATATACAAGTCtagtctattagtttctctgtgtACGTCTACGGAATTAATGCCTAAGTCATGGGCGTTTATGGTTTTTACCGCAAACTGATATTTATCCGATTTCAGATTTACGAATCGATTTCAAAATCCGATTTCGGTAACGCTTAGCGTCACCAAATCGCTTGCGCTCAGGCATATATAgtctttaattacttaatagtaAGGTCGATGATTGCGTAATAGATTTCCGTAGCGGAACCAACAAATCGAAATCCGAATCGCAAAATTCGCGCTATCCTTTTTATTCCGCTTTATTCCAATTGGTTTGGAAGAGAGAAAGCGATTTTCATATTACGCAACAATCAGTTTGCGATTGGATACCATACACAATTCGTTTGGTGATAtcctttgattttatttgtcgaTTCGATATCTTTTAGAAAATTCTATAGATCGTTGGCGTTTGGTTCGACTAAGTTGATTTTTGAAATCGGATTTTTAGTTTGTGAAATCGATACGAATCGATTTGTGTTTGAAATCGGATTTTGAATTCGTTTTGATACATCGGACGCATGCCTATTAAGTCattgtcaaatgtcaaataagCTAACCTAAAAGGCTAAAAGTGGATATAAACAGATGTAATATAAcgaaagtataattttaaaatatttattaaatcgaaaTGTTACGTAATTTCAGACGGTGCTTGTTTCTTAGTCCACAACCTCAATATTTCTTATCCAAAAAAACCTTTCTAACCAATGAGTATAAATGTACAGAGGCTTGGAATACGCAAACAGCTTCTCCATTACTGACTAAAGTAAATCTTcacgatttttataatatacttgacCAAAATTACTCATCGAAAGGCGTGATAAGTGCAATCGATGTTGACATTTTTGCAAATGCAGTGAAAGATCCTGCCTATCTCGATGAGCTTAAAGATCTCTTGCATAAGTTAAGACTTTCAGCCGAAACTGGAAATACTTTGGAATCAACAAACCACGCTACTATAcgaaattttattgaatttggaAATTTACAAGATTTAGTACAAATTCTTAAAGATCCTTTAAATTTTGGATTATTTCTAGACTTTTACACAGCCAACATATTGCTAGATAAACTAATAACTACACAAAATTATGAACTTGGGGCTAATGTTGCTTCCCTTATTATGTTACAAGAAGATTTCTCCAATGAAATCACTAATACTTTATGTCAATATGTATGCTTCAAATATTTGTCAGAATATAAGGTGACACTTGTTGAACAACCACCACAAgcagaaaaaaataagaaaaaagaagaaataaaaataaggataAAATTTTTAAGGAACCCATATTTTGATGACCATTTTGACATAACAGATTTAAAGATATTGTCTGGAAAAACATTAGCTTGGATATCAAAAATAGCGAATGATAATGTTAGTTGTAATTTACAACTAATTGGTTggttattctataaaaaatatgaaaatctaTTATCTTTATGTGAAGAATTAGCTTGTACAAAAACATTCAAAGTATATACAGaagtaattgattttataaaaagagaATCTGAAAATGTGGAAGAAGATGTTAAAGAACTTTTACTAAaagctattaaaatattgaacaatGCTTCTTTTGCTGATATCAAGTTAGAAGAGTCTATTAAAATTGCTATAGAAaatgctattaataaaatacaaaacaaagatATACTGGAACAAAATGAGGTAACTTtttctttaaagttatttatttgctgcaaacttactaaataattacatttctgTGATATAACTATTACTTATTAgatagtttattttacattaccgcctaatttgtcaataaaattaaaccattaaaataaatatacaattaatttccagtacttaaacatattaaattgtcACTTTGTAATACTTTCTTATGCTAAATAAACTTAGTGTACATGCTAGAATTGACTATTCTTttgaaatatacacataaaatcaACAGAATCTTATTTTGCTTGTATACTGTGATTTAAACAAACCAAATAAAATGACGATAAGTAgagtataataatgattttttttttctagttattCAAAAATTGGGAGTTAATAAGGGAGAAGAAACTTGAAGAACAATCAAAACGTTTAGACAGAACAAAACGAATGAAACTAATTGAAGAGAAGCAAAAACAATTGCAAGTAGAAGAACAAAAATTATGGTTCTTTGAAAATGAAGAGAATATTGATTTACAAATTGAGGAAAAAGAGCAAATGGAAGATACTGTTACTAAATCTAAGAAAGTAGCTGAACAGATTACTGATGAAGACTATATACCACCTGTAATTTTGCCTAAGCGAAAATAAAATTAGGGTATAGAAGatacaaatagtatttttaaattgtttaatataacatatatgatAATTTACTAATGAATTAAGACGTTTCCTTTTGCAGTCTTGCAAGATCGATTTGAATTTTCTTTAGAATATCCTCAGTTCTTTTACATTTTTCTGCTTTGATGTTATCTTCTAAATCTATGATATCTCTCGATAAAGTGCCAGTATCATTGACTAATGAGACAATTGTGTTACATTCAGAATGTAGCAAAGCTAATAATTTATATGCCTTCTTTGCTTGATCATCTCTCTTGGCATCCTGAAATTAAAACTTCTTACaacatgttttttaaatatttgtaatttaaatcaaGTTGTAACAAACATAGTTACCATTTTCTTAACATAAAAATCAGTCAAGttgcatatttttaaacaaaacaaaaaataatttccttAAACAAGAAGtagaggcgaataacatctgcgccaaACAATTCGTAATACTACATGGCAGCCACAACCGCAGAGACTGAAGAGTGCCATGACGAAGAAAAAAAAGAGAAGAGAATCACCTACATTTACCACAACACAATGCTTTGTACAATGTTCTGGTTGgaacatatttacataacatcTCATGTATATTGGTGTAAGTTTATAACTTTGTACTCTTTGCAGGGTTGTTGGAGAAAGTGAACACTTACTTTTAGGTAGCTCCATTTACTCATTGCATTCCagtaataaacaaaagaaaattcaattaaagttCTTAAATGGCAAAATTCTTGTTGgtgtaaataatcatttaagatCATAAGAATACTTAGTAGAAAATGATATTTGATGTAAATGAATAACACACAAacttacatttacaatattagtatggattatAATAGTTCttacttactttaaataaagtttcatCTGCAATAGAGAAACATCTATCAAGTTGGCCTTCAAga from Nymphalis io chromosome 4, ilAglIoxx1.1, whole genome shotgun sequence includes:
- the LOC126768195 gene encoding uncharacterized protein LOC126768195, which translates into the protein MLRNFRRCLFLSPQPQYFLSKKTFLTNEYKCTEAWNTQTASPLLTKVNLHDFYNILDQNYSSKGVISAIDVDIFANAVKDPAYLDELKDLLHKLRLSAETGNTLESTNHATIRNFIEFGNLQDLVQILKDPLNFGLFLDFYTANILLDKLITTQNYELGANVASLIMLQEDFSNEITNTLCQYVCFKYLSEYKVTLVEQPPQAEKNKKKEEIKIRIKFLRNPYFDDHFDITDLKILSGKTLAWISKIANDNVSCNLQLIGWLFYKKYENLLSLCEELACTKTFKVYTEVIDFIKRESENVEEDVKELLLKAIKILNNASFADIKLEESIKIAIENAINKIQNKDILEQNELFKNWELIREKKLEEQSKRLDRTKRMKLIEEKQKQLQVEEQKLWFFENEENIDLQIEEKEQMEDTVTKSKKVAEQITDEDYIPPVILPKRK